From bacterium, the proteins below share one genomic window:
- a CDS encoding YbhB/YbcL family Raf kinase inhibitor-like protein, producing the protein MPDRGRLVWAAVLLICGACLSVSGSLVVDARGLATLSVTVTGVKPNGAIPPVYAYCVPAAKGHVTDGPNRSPAIRWTKGAAGTASYAIVMVDTDAPSSFDTANQEGKTIPATLKRLNFFHWILVDIPPSVTEIPEGAESSGHAAKPVGPATYGLRGANDLGVTGFVKGTTGGYDGPCPPWNDALAHHYHFGVYALNVKTLGLTGAFTGGDTLRAVQKHMLASGQVVGVYSLNPDVRKGLK; encoded by the coding sequence ATGCCGGATCGGGGGCGTCTTGTGTGGGCGGCCGTGCTGCTGATATGCGGTGCGTGCCTGTCAGTGAGCGGATCCTTGGTGGTCGATGCTCGCGGGCTGGCCACTCTCTCGGTGACCGTGACCGGGGTCAAGCCGAACGGCGCCATCCCCCCGGTCTATGCGTACTGCGTTCCTGCGGCCAAGGGGCATGTCACGGACGGCCCGAACCGGAGCCCGGCGATTAGGTGGACGAAGGGCGCGGCCGGGACGGCGTCCTATGCGATTGTCATGGTCGACACGGACGCCCCGTCGTCGTTCGACACTGCGAACCAAGAGGGCAAGACCATTCCCGCCACGCTCAAGCGCCTCAACTTCTTCCACTGGATTCTGGTCGACATTCCTCCAAGCGTAACCGAGATACCGGAGGGCGCGGAGTCAAGCGGGCATGCCGCGAAGCCGGTGGGTCCGGCAACATACGGCCTTCGCGGCGCCAATGACCTCGGCGTCACCGGTTTCGTGAAGGGAACCACGGGCGGCTACGACGGCCCGTGCCCGCCGTGGAACGATGCGCTCGCCCACCACTACCATTTCGGCGTTTACGCACTGAACGTGAAGACCCTCGGGCTGACGGGGGCGTTCACCGGGGGCGACACGCTCCGAGCGGTGCAGAAACACATGCTGGCCAGCGGCCAAGTGGTCGGCGTCTACTCGCTCAACCCCGACGTGCGCAAGGGCCTGAAGTAA